The Alkalihalobacillus sp. TS-13 genomic interval ATTGGACGTGTCATTTACCTTTCGTTCACCCAAAACATTTTGACGAGGCCTGATTTAGGTGTTTCGTTCATCGGATTAGGCAATTATCTGAACTTATTCACATCCGTTGAATTCTGGGAAACGGTATTGAGAACAGGTTTGTGGACATCATTGTCGGTCATCGGCAAGACGTTGGTCGGGTTTTTGATCGCCTGGCTACTGGCGAAAGATATCGCCTTTAAAAAGTTTTATATATTGCTGTTGTTGATTCCATGGGTCACACCGATGGTCGTCGCAGCAGTCGCATGGAGATGGGTGTATGACGGACAGTTCGGGATGCTGAACTGGATTTTGATACAGTCCCATATCATCAATGAGCAGGTCATTTGGCTAGGGGGCAAAATGTCAGCCTTCTTCGCAACCGCTGCAACCGATATGTGGCTGGGAATCCCGTTCATGGCCATGGTGTTTCTTGCAGGCCTGCAAGCGATTCCTGTCGAGCTGATCGAATCGGCAGATATTGACGGCGCATCCTCATTCCACAAATTGCGTTACATCATTCTGCCGTTGATGAAGCCGATCACCTTGGTCGCTACGACATTGTCAGCGATCTGGACCTTCAATTCCTTCGGCGTCATCTGGCCGTTGACAAGAGGAGGCCCCGTCAATGCGACAGAGACGTTGATCGTCGATGCCTATAAACGATCCTTTGGTTCGTTCGATCTGGGGATGGGGGCAACGATCGCTGTCGTTATTTTCCTGATCTTGCTGATGTTCACGATAGCGTATAAACGATTATTGATGAAACAGGAATCTTAACATCATTGGAGGTGAAAAGGATGACAAAAAACTTGAATCACCTGTTCATCCATGCGACGCTCCT includes:
- a CDS encoding carbohydrate ABC transporter permease, giving the protein MKTEVAKPIKPLPSEKGRWRFSPEHSPVLYLLPMLLFMAVMVGYPIGRVIYLSFTQNILTRPDLGVSFIGLGNYLNLFTSVEFWETVLRTGLWTSLSVIGKTLVGFLIAWLLAKDIAFKKFYILLLLIPWVTPMVVAAVAWRWVYDGQFGMLNWILIQSHIINEQVIWLGGKMSAFFATAATDMWLGIPFMAMVFLAGLQAIPVELIESADIDGASSFHKLRYIILPLMKPITLVATTLSAIWTFNSFGVIWPLTRGGPVNATETLIVDAYKRSFGSFDLGMGATIAVVIFLILLMFTIAYKRLLMKQES